CTCTGAGGGGGCTGCAACATGTTGTGCAGGTGCAACTCCTTGGCTATCACCACTCTTATACAAGAATTGACCGATTAAATCTTCCAGTACCATAGCCGGTTTAGTGTCTTCTAATCGACCGCCATCTTTTAACATCGCTATCCCCATATCTTCGTCATAAGGGCCGATATTCATGGCAATATACTGTTCACCAAGCAGGCCTGAAGTACGAATTGATAGCGAGCTAGAATCAGGAATGTTGTCGTATTCACTGAGCAAATCGATTTGGACATCTGGAATATAGTTCTTTTTATCTAAAGAAATATTCGCAACTCGCCCTACGACAACGCCACCGACTTTGATTGGAGAGCCAACTTTTAAGCCACCCACGTTTTCAAAAGAGGCGGAAACTCGGTAAGTTGACTGACTACCAATCGATTGTAAATCCGCTACTTTTAAGCAGAGAAACACAATTGCGGCGATCGCCAGCAACATAAAACAACCCACCCATATTTCACTTTTTTTACTTTGCATGACTTAGTTCCCAAACATCAGTGCTGTCAGTACGAAATCTAACCCTAGAACCGATAATGATGCATGCACAACGGTTTTAGTCGTTGCACGGCTAATACCTTCCGAGGTTGGGATTGCATCATAACCATTAAATAGTGCAATCCACGTTACTGTGATTGCAAAGACTAAACTCTTGATAAAACAGTTCACTAAATCGAGTCGCCACTCTACAGAGGACTGCATGGATGACCAGAAGAAGCCGGGGTCAATCCCTTTCCAATCCACACCGACAATGGCTCCACCAATAATACCGACGGCGACAAAGATCAGTGATAACAGCGGCATGCTAATGAGCCCAGCCCAAAATCTTGGGGCGACAACACGGCGCAGAGGATCCACCGCCATCATCTCTAAACTCGAAATCTGCTCAGTGGCTTTCATCAAACCAATTTCTGCGGTTAATGCCGAGCCAGCTCGTCCCGCAAACAACAGCGCTGTGACCACCGGTCCCAGTTCGCGTAATAGTGAAAGTGCGACCATCATGCCAAGGCTGGCTTCTGCACTGAACGTCGTCAGTACCAAATAACCTTGTAAACCGAGCACCATGCCGATAAACAGGCCAGACACCGCCACAATGAGCAGAGACTGAACCCCTACCGAATAAAGCTGTTTAACTAATAGCGGCCACTGCTTGCCAAACTCAGGTTTGCCAAATAGTGCACCAAATAATAAATAGCCTGCTCGACCAAAAGCCGCAAATGTTTCAATCCATCGACGTCCGAAGGCAGCAATCGCCTTAATTATCATGTTCATTTACCCTAATAAATCAGCCGAATAGTCATTGGCAGGAAAGCGGAATGGCACAGGGCCATCGGCAATACCATCCATAAACTGTCTGACGCGCGGATCTTGGTTTTCGCGTAACTCTTCCCCAGTTCCTTTCGCAATAACATGCTGCTGCGCCACAATATACGCTTTATCCGCAATACTTAGCACTTCAGGGACGTCATGGGAAACCACCACGCAGGTTACCCCTAACGCTTGGTTGAGTTCATCAATCAGTTTGACCAAAACGCCCATCGTAATCGGGTCTTGCCCCACAAACGGCTCATCAAACATAATCAGGTCAGGATCCAGAGCGATAGCTCTTGCCAGCGCCGCACGGCGTGCCATTCCCCCTGAAAGTTCTGATGGCATTAATTTTGCGGCTCCGCGTAACCCCACCGCCTCTAATTTCATCATCACCGTCGTATGGATCAATGATTCCGGTAAATTTGTGTGCTCACGCAAAGGGAAAGCCACATTATTGAAAACGTCCATATCGGTAAACAAGGCACCGGATTGGAATAACATGCTCATTTTTTTACGTGATTGGTATAACTTAGAACGAGACAGCGCAGGAATATTATCCCCATCAAACCAGATTTCCCCTTCCTCTGGGCGCAGTTGTCCGCCAATCAGTCTTAGCAATGTGGTTTTACCAATCCCTGAAGGCCCCATAATCGCAGTAATTTTACCACGAGGCACAGTTAGGTTAATATTTTCAAATATTTTCCTATTGCCCCGTGTAAATGACATGTTTTTGACTTCGATTAAGTTCTCTGTCTGTGCTTGCATCGTTTAATAGCTCGTTATAGGTCAAACTATGATTCTGCCTAAATAAATTCAGGGTTTTACAGAAACATAAACCAAATAGTATTAACTAATATTTTACCTAATTAATAGAAGATAGCTCTTAGAAATTTATATATCCAACCATAAGGGTAAGAGAATTAAAAAAATTTTTTTTGGGCATCGGTGCTGTTAAACCTTAAAAGGCTCTTTTGAGCTCAAATCGCTAATAGAGACTCATAACTATCACATTCATAATAACTATGACATTCATAAAAGCTTAGAGACAAAATACTTACTGATACTAAGTATTCGTTATACAATCCGATTTCTCTTTTTTGATCTAACCGAAACTTTGGATCCAACCGACACTTTTGATTCACCCGAAAACACACATGGAATTAGACATGTCAAATATCGATTTTCAGAAAGTAGGTAAAGAAGTTCTCCATATCGAACGCGAAGGTCTGAAAAACCTAGAACAATATATTAATCATGACTTTGACCTTGCTTGTCAGCAAATCTTTGCTTGTCAGGGAAAAGTGGTCGTTATGGGAATGGGGAAATCAGGGCATATTGGACGGAAAATTGCGGCGACGCTTGCCAGCACAGGAACGCCTTCATTTTTCGTGCATCCCGGAGAAGCCAGCCATGGCGATTTAGGGATGATCTCCAATAAAGACGTTGTATTAGCCATTTCAAACTCTGGTGAATCCGGGGAAATTTTAGCCCTACTGCCTGTGTTAAAGCGTATCAAAGTTCCATTGATCTGCATGACCAATAACCCGGACAGTAACATGGGCAAATATGCTGATATCCACTTATGCATAAAAGTACCGCAAGAAGCCTGCCCGCTAGGTTTAGCACCAACAACAAGCACCACGGCAACATTAGTGATGGGCGATGCGTTAGCCATTGCATTATTAACCGCCCGCGGCTTCACAGCTGATGATTTTGCGCTGTCTCATCCTGGGGGCGCACTTGGGCGCAAACTTTTACTCTTAGTTCGTGATTTAATGAGTACCGGTGACGATGTCCCTCATATTCCGAAAAGTGCCTCATTACGCGAAGCCCTTGTGGAAATTACCCGTAAAAAGCTGGGTATGACCGTCATTTGTGATGACGACATGAATATTCAAGGGATTTTCACGGATGGGGATTTACGCCGCATTTTTGATATGGGCATCGACCTCAACAATGCCAAAATTGCCGATTTAATGACGCCGGGCGGTATTCGAGTCGCGCCGGGCATGCTAGCTGTTGAAGCGCTGAACCTGATGCAATCTCGCCATGTCACGTCGTTATTAGTGGCGGATGGCGACCAATTAGTGGGTGTTCTCCATATGCACGACCTACTACAAGCGGGTGTGGTATAAGTCGAAAAGTATACATAAAGGAAATAGAATGAACCCTAATTATCAGAATACTTGCTATGGGTCTGTAGCGAATTCTGTGATAGAAAAAGCGACTAAAATTAAACTGCTTATCTGTGATGTCGATGGCGTGATGTCCGACGGTTTAATTTACATGGGGAATAATGGCGAAGAGTTAAAAGCCTTTAATGTCCGCGATGGATATGGCATTCGCTGCCTATTAACCTCAGGTATTGAAGTCGCTATTATCACCGGGCGCAAAGCCAAATTGCTGGAAGACAGAGCCCAAACGTTAGGTATTACATATCTTTACCAAGGACAAAGCGATAAGCTTTTGGCGTATCGCGAACTGTTAGATAAACTACAACTAACAGAAGAGCAAACGGCTTACATTGGTGATGACCTCATTGATTGGCCCGTGATGGCAAAAGTTGGGTTATCCGTTGCAGTTGCTGATGCACACCCATTGTTATTACCTAAAGCAGACTATGTAACGCATATTGGTGGCGGAAAAGGTGCAGTACGTGAACTTTGCGACCTTATTTTGTTATCCCAAGATAAACTGGAAGAAGCTAAAGGCTTGTCGATTTAAAGAATAGATATCATTCATGAGCAACGCAAAAAAGTGGTTAATCATTGTTTTATCCCTCATTGTACTGGGGCTAATTGGTTGGAACTTTTCGGTTTACGACGACTCCAAACCATTAACAACAGAAATCAATGACGGGAAACCTAATTATCAAACTGATGATTCGGTGACTTTCGTCTATAATCCCGCAGGGGATTTAGCCTATAAACTCGCAGCGAGCAAAGTTGATAATTATACCGATGGGAAAATCACATGGTTTACCAATCCGGTATTAACCACTTATAACGATGCGGGTATGCCGACTTGGACGGTGAAATCCATTAAAGCAAGATTAACCAAAGAGCGCGTGCTCTACCTGTATAGCGATGTTCAAGTTAACAGTTTGACCCCTGAGCCTCAAATCCAGCGTATTACCACAGATAATGCAGTGGTCAATCTAGTCACACAAGATGTTTCATCTGACGATAAAGTTACCATTATCGGACACGGGCTAAATTCAACGGGCTTGAAAATGAAGGGGAACCTTCGTACAAGAACCGCTGAATTAATTGAAGATGTTAAAACTCACTATGAGTTACAACCAAAAGAGCAACACAATGAATCAAGTAACTAAGAAAAGTTTTATTCAAGGGGCTGTTGCAAGTGCAATTTTGGCCCTTAGCCTACCGGCAATGGCACTGAAAACAGATACCCAACAACCGATGACCATTAACTCGGTTAAGCAATCTCTTGATTTAGAAAAAAATATCACCACATTTACTGATGACGTTGTTATCAAGCAAGGTTCCATTGATATTCGTGCCAACAAAGTTGTTGTGACGCGTCCAAGCAGCGATTCCGATAAAATCGTCATTGAAGCATTTGGTACGCCAGTGACTTTCTTCCAGTTACAAGACGATGGCAAGCCAATTAAAGGTCACGCGTCCAAAGCGCGTTATGAAGTCGATCAGCAGCTGGTTACATTAACGGGTGATGCCTACCTTGAGCAGCTCGATAGCAATATCAAAGGTGATAAGATCACTTACGTCGTTCCAACGCAAAAAATGGAAGCGTTCAGCGATAAAGGCAAGCGCGTGACGACTGTCTTATTACCAGCACAGTTACAAGAGAAAGGCCCAGCAGCGCAGGGTTCATCAACAAGTAAGAGTAAATAATTGTTATGGCAACACTAACCGCAGAGAATCTGGCGAAATCCTATAAAAAACGCAGCGTAGTCACTGACGTCAGCCTTGAAGTGAAATCAGGGGAAATCGTCGGTCTCTTAGGCCCTAACGGTGCGGGTAAAACGACCACTTTTTATATGGTAGTCGGCATTGTTCAGCGGGATGCTGGTAAAATTTTAATTGATGGGGAAGATATTAGCTTACTGCCTCTGCATGAGCGCGCTCGTCGTGGTATTGGCTACCTCCCTCAAGAAGCGTCTATTTTCCGCCGCCTCAGCGTGTATGACAACCTGATGGCAGTGTTAGAAATTCGCCCAGACTTAACCTCACAACAGCGCAAAGAGCGCGCTGAAGAGCTGATGGAAGAGTTCAATATTACCCACTTGCGTGATAGCGTAGGTCAGTCACTGTCTGGTGGTGAACGTCGCCGTGTGGAAATTGCACGCGCCCTCGCTGCTAATCCAAAATTTATCCTGTTAGATGAGCCGTTTGCTGGGGTTGACCCGATTTCCGTTTTGGATATCAAAAAAATCATCCAACACTTGCGCGACTATGGGCTAGGCGTATTAATCACCGACCATAACGTCCGTGAAACTCTCGATGTTTGTGAACGTGCTTACATTGTCAGCCAAGGGCACTTGATTGCTCACGGCTCGCCGGAGATGATCCTTGAAAACGAGCAAGTGAAACGAGTTTATTTGGGTGAAGGCTTTAGACTGTAGTATTTGTCTTGTTGGTTGTCATGATATTGGTTGTGTAAGCGGTAATGGAGAATAAAGCACATTCATGAAGCAAAGTTTGCAGCTCAGAATCAGTCAACAACTTGCAATGACGCCTCAATTGCAACAGGCCATCCGCCTGTTGCAATTATCCACACTTGAGCTTCAACAAGAAATTCAACTCGCCCTTGAAACCAACCCTTTGCTCGAACAAGAAGAATCATCCTCTGAGCAAGAAAATTTAGATAGCCTAAGCAACGACACTGACAGCAGCGAAATCGATACCAAAGATGCCCTTGAAAAAGCGGATATGCCCGATGAGCTTCCGCTAGATGCTGATTGGGATGAAATCTATACGGCAGGCACCCCCTCAGGAACGAGTAACGACTACAGCTTCGATGAACTTCCTGTTTACCAAGGGGAAACCACCCAAACACTGCAAGATTATCTAATCTGGCAAGCGGATCTGACTCCGTTTACCGATACCGACCGCGCGATTGCAACCTCAATTATCGATTCGATTGATGATTCAGGCTATCTCACAAGCTCAATCAGCGAGATCCACGAAGGGATTGATGACCCCGATATCACCTTAGAAGAGGTGGTTGCCGTTTTAAAACGTATTCAGCATTTTGACCCATTAGGGGTAGCTGCACAGGATCTCAAAGAGTGTTTGCTGACTCAGCTCTCTTTATACCCAAAAGAGACAATTGGCCTACAAGAAGCTAGACTGATTATTAGTAATCATATTGATTTACTGGCAAATCGTGATTTTCGTCAACTGAGCAAACTGACCCGCTTAAAAGAAGATGCACTGAAAACGGCAATTGACCTGATCCTCACGCTAAATCCCAAACCAGGGCAGTCAATCAATACGGGTGAATCGGAATATGTTATTCCCGATGTGCTGGTGAAAAAAGTCGGTGGGCACTGGCAAGTTGAGTTAAATACAGATAGCATCCCTAAGTTAAGCATCAATAATCATTATGCTTCAATGGCAAATAATTCAGCCAGCGAAAGTGACACGCAATATATTCGCAGCCACTTGCAGGATGCGAAATGGCTGATTAAAAGCTTAGAGAGCCGCCATGAAACATTACTCAAAGTGGCGACCTGTATTGTTGAGCAACAACAAGAATTTTTTGAGTTAGGTGAAGAGTACATGAAACCGATGATTTTGGCAGACATTGCCTATCAGGTGGACATGCATGAATCGACTATCTCCCGTGTGACAACCCAAAAATTCCTGCATAGTCCACGAGGCATTTTTGAGTTGAAGTATTTTTTCTCCAGTCACGTCAGCACGGACACTGGGGGAGAAGCCTCCTCCACTGCGATTCGTGCACTGGTGAAGAAGCTGGTTGCTGCGGAAAACCCTGCAAAACCATTGAGTGACAGTAAATTGACGAGTATGCTGGCAGAGCAAGGTATACAAGTTGCTCGTCGAACTGTTGCTAAGTATCGTGAGTCATTATCTATTCCGCCATCAAATCAACGTAAACAGTTGGTTTAACCCAATAATATAAGGAAGATTGTATGGAATTTCAGATTACTGGACACAATATTGAAGTTACACCGGCATTGCGCGAAACGGTTGAGAAAAAACTCAAGAAATTAGAGCAATTGTTTGATCGTATTAACAATATCCAAGTTGTTCTGAAAGTGGAAAAAGTTCAGCAAATTGCTGAAGCCACCCTGCAACTCAACGGCGCAGAACTTCACGCATCAGCGGAAGACGACGATATGTACGCGGCACTTGATTTACTCCTTGATAAGCTGTCACGCCAATTAACCAAACATAAAGAAAAACTGAGACAACACTAATACATTTAGCCAGTCGTTGACTGATTAATGTTCTGAACCAGATGGTGGCATACATCATCTGGTTTTGTAGTCCTAAGTGAATAATAAAATGAATAGTGATATAGAAATCCAATTAAGCGATGTTTTATCTGCCAGTTGCACACGTAATAATTTAGTTTGCACCAGTAAGAAGAGAGCATTAGAAATTATTAGTGAGTTAGCAGCCGCCGAGTTGGAATTACCGGAAAATACGGTATTTGAAGCGTTACTAACCAGAGAAAAAGTTGGCACCACGGGTATTGGTGGTGGGATTGCAATCCCTCATGGCAAACTCAATGAAGGCGAAAGTGCACGCGCCGCTGGCGTGTTTTTACATTTAGAAGAACCCATTGCGTTTGATGCGATTGATAACCAACCTGTTGATCTGCTTTTTGCATTACTTGTTCCATCGGATCAATGTAAAACTCACTTACATACTTTGTCTCTTATTGCTAAAAAATTAGCGGACAAAACATTCTGTAAGCGTCTGCGCAGTGCGAAAAGTGACGAAGAGTTATACCAGATCATCATTGAGTAAGTAATAACTAATATGTGTTGATGCCAGCCTAATGATATTGTTATGATTTCTTTCATTCTGTATCGTAAAACACCGCAAAATGCAAAATAGTCAGACGTGTTTGATCAATTAGAAATGTGTGATCAGTGAGAAATCGATCATTAAGATATAAATCCTTAAGAGACAGAAGGGAGTTAGCTCATGGTGCTGATGATTGTCAGCGGCCGTTCCGGTTCGGGAAAATCCGTTGCCCTACGCGCGCTGGAAGATATGGGTTTCTATTGTGTGGATAACCTTCCGGTAGTTTTACTGCCGGAATTAGCTAATTCACTTGCCGATCGCAATATTTCTGCGGCCGTGAGCATTGACGTGCGTAATATGCCCGACAATCCAGAAGTGTTCGAAGAAGCGATTGATAAACTGCCATCAACCTTCTCCCCACAACTGCTATTTCTGGATGCGGATCGCAACACATTAATTCGTCGTTACAGCGATACCCGTCGATTACACCCACTTTCAAGTAAAAATTTATCCTTAGAAAGTGCCATCGATGAAGAAAACGAGCTATTAGAGCCGCTACGCTCCCGTGCTGACTTGGTCATTGATACCTCAGAAATGTCAGTGCACGAATTAGCGGAAATGCTCAGAACTCGCTTAATGGGCAAACGCGAGCGCGAGCTGACTATGGTGTTTGAGTCCTTCGGTTTCAAACACGGTATCCCAATTGATGCTGACTACGTTTTCGATGTGCGCTTTTTACCAAACCCACACTGGGATCCTAAACTGCGCCCAATGACCGGTTTAGATCGTCCTGTTGCGGCCTTCTTAGATAGACACACAGAGGTTCATAACTTTATTTACCAGACTCGTAGTTACTTAGAGTTATGGTTGCCGATGTTAGAAACCAATAACCGTAGCTATCTCACCGTCGCCATCGGCTGTACAGGAGGGAAACACCGTTCGGTATATGTTGCAGAACAGCTGGCTGATTATTTCCGCTCCCGTGGGAAAAACGTCCAGTCACGCCACAGAACGTTGGAAAAACGCAAGCAATGACCGTCAAAGCGACGATTACACTGAAAAACCGTCTTGGTATGCATGCTAGACCAGCGATGCTTCTCTATGATTTAGTTAAACAATTTAGCTCTAGAGTCATTTTAAAAAATGACAGTCAAATTGAGGCCGAGGCGGATAGCGTTATTGCGATGTTGATGTTAGACTCGGAACAAGGTAGTAAAATTGATATCGAGGTTAGCGGACCCGATGAAGATTTGGCGTTATCCGCAATCATTAAACTGTTTGAAAGTGGATTTGACGAAGAGTAGTTCAACTCATTACATCTTAGCGAACAGAGCGATATACACGGTTTTACACGCATAGGCACCGAGTTCGTGATCCCGATCTCTTCCCTTTAATGCCTATAGCGCCTAATATTTTACATAATCTATTTTCTAGCAAACACCCCCTGCCTTCTGGGTGGGGGGTGTTTGCTTTGTATGTCCCTATTGGAGTGTGGTATGACAAAGCCAACAATTATTATCAATGATTTAGATGCAGAACGCTTAGATGCACTGATGGAGCAAGCCGCTTACGCGGGTACGCCTGTTGCTGAAGCACTCAACGACGAATTAGACCGCGCAGATATCGTCTCTCCACAAGAGATCCCTGCAGATGTGGTCACGATGAACAGCACTGTTCGTTTCTTAGATTTAATCAGTAACGAAGAGCGCACACGCACACTGGTTTATCCTGCCTCTCTCAAAGATAGTGCAGAACAACTGTCCGTGATGGCACCAATCGGTGCAGCGTTATTAGGTTTACATGTTAACGACGAAATTAGCTGGGCACTGCCAAACGGCGTAGAAACCCGTGTTCGTGTGTTAGAAATTGTTTATCAACCTGAAGCGGCTGGCGAGTTCCATCGCTAGTTGCGATGCTCAACAAGAGAAAGAAGACTAGCCGAAAAAAGTTTCCATCAAGAAACTCTCATTAGTCTTCAGGCGGTATTCAGGCACTCATTGAGTGCCTTTTTGCTATTTAGAGCTTATTGAATAACTACAAATTACTGCCCTGCAATACTCATTTCAGGGATCAACACAGAACCACACTGAATATTGCTGCGCGTTTCGATATCATCGGCGATAGTCACCATGTTCATCCACATATCCTTTAAATTACCCGCAATAGTAATTTCGCTCACCGGATACTGAATTTCGCCATTTTCTACCCAAAAACCAGATGCACCACGGGAATAATCCCCCGTAATCCCACTCACACCCTGCCCCATCAGCTCAGTAACCACTAAACCTGTGCCCATTTGCTTCAACAAAGCGTCAAATGATAAGCCTTGCCCTTCAATGCGCCAGTTATGGATCCCGCCCGCATGACCCGTGCTTTGCAGTCCCAGTTTACGTGCAGAATAACTGGTCATTAGCCATGTTTGCAGAACGCCATTTTCCACAATATTGCGCTCGATGGTGCGCACACCTTCACTGTCAAATGGGGATGAGGCTAAACCGCCCATTAAGTGTGGTTGCTCATTGATGGTTAACCAGCTTGGTAAAATTTGTTTGCCAAGGCTATCCATTAAGAATGATGATTTACGGTAAATGCTGCTGCCGCTGATAGCACCAACTAAATGACCAAATAACCCTGTTGCCACTTCTGAGGCAAAAATAACGGGGGCTTTCATTGTTGGCAATTTACGCGGTGATAAGCGAGATAATGTACGGCGGGCACATTCTTGGCCTACCCACTCAGGGGATTTTAATGCCTGCATGCTACGTGCGATGGTGTATGCATAATCACGCTCCATTGCGCCACTTTGCTCGGCGATCACGCAGCTCGACATCGAATAACGGCTAGAACTGTAACTCTTTAATAGACCAAGAGAGTTACCAAAGACACGGATACCATAGTGCCCATTGAAGCTACCGCCTTCCGTATTCACAATGCGTGAATCTGCATTTAATGCGGTCATTTCTGCAATCGATGCCAGTTTGATTGCTTCCTCAGGGGAAAGCTCCGTAGCTTGGAACAAGTTTAAATCCGGTGCATCAAATGCCAGTAATGATTTTTCAGCAGGGCCTGCGCATGGGTCTTCAGAGGTGTAATTCGCAATATCAATCGCAGCTTGAACAGTACGCTCAATCGCTTCGTCGCTTAAATCCGTTGAAGACGCACTGCCTTTGCGCTGTTTATGGTAAACCGTGATCCCAAGCGCCCCATCACTGTTAAATTCCACATTCTCCACGTCACCTTGGCGAGTACTCACGCTAATGCCAGTACTTTTATTGACTGCGACTTCAGCGCCATCACAACGGCTTTTGGCGAATTCCAATGCGTGGGCGACGGCTTGTTCTAATTGTTTACGTTGTTCGGCAACTTGTTCAGTAACACTCATGCATTTTATCCAATAAAGAGGGGAAAAGTGATTTTCTACCTCGACATATCAATGTCAGGTAGTCATAAGGGGGTTTTCCCAGTTACAATAGAGTTAATCTATAAATGTTAACACTCACAACGCCGTAAATCATGCTAATTACTCGTAATTACACGGCGGCGTTTAGTAAAAAGGAAAATCCCTATGGCCAAACAGCCTGAAGACTGGCTGGATGATATCCCAGCGCCCGAAGAAGATGAGGACGATGAGATTATTTGGGTCAGCAAAAGCGAAATTAAACGCGATGCAGAGATCCTCAAAAAACTGGGGGCTGAACTTGTTGATTTAAGTAAAAGCGAGCTTGAACGCATCCCATTAGACCCTCAATTACTTGAGGCTATTGAATTAGCACAAAGAATTAAGCGTGAAGGCCGTCGTCGTCAATTACAGCTCATCGGTAAACTGTTACGTTTCCGTGAAGTTGAACCGATCACTGAAGCCCTCGATAAGCTGAAAAACCGTCATAACCAGCAAGCTGTCATTTTTCACAAGCTGGAAGATCTGCGTAACCGTTTATTAGCAGATGGTGATGAAGTGATTGAAGATGTGGTTGCACTGTTCCCACAAACTGATCGCCAGCAACTGCGCGT
The Providencia alcalifaciens DNA segment above includes these coding regions:
- the rnk gene encoding nucleoside diphosphate kinase regulator, with amino-acid sequence MTKPTIIINDLDAERLDALMEQAAYAGTPVAEALNDELDRADIVSPQEIPADVVTMNSTVRFLDLISNEERTRTLVYPASLKDSAEQLSVMAPIGAALLGLHVNDEISWALPNGVETRVRVLEIVYQPEAAGEFHR
- the yjgA gene encoding ribosome biogenesis factor YjgA → MAKQPEDWLDDIPAPEEDEDDEIIWVSKSEIKRDAEILKKLGAELVDLSKSELERIPLDPQLLEAIELAQRIKREGRRRQLQLIGKLLRFREVEPITEALDKLKNRHNQQAVIFHKLEDLRNRLLADGDEVIEDVVALFPQTDRQQLRVLVRNAKKERDGNKPPKAYRQIFQYLKELSDSN
- the pmbA gene encoding metalloprotease PmbA, which gives rise to MSVTEQVAEQRKQLEQAVAHALEFAKSRCDGAEVAVNKSTGISVSTRQGDVENVEFNSDGALGITVYHKQRKGSASSTDLSDEAIERTVQAAIDIANYTSEDPCAGPAEKSLLAFDAPDLNLFQATELSPEEAIKLASIAEMTALNADSRIVNTEGGSFNGHYGIRVFGNSLGLLKSYSSSRYSMSSCVIAEQSGAMERDYAYTIARSMQALKSPEWVGQECARRTLSRLSPRKLPTMKAPVIFASEVATGLFGHLVGAISGSSIYRKSSFLMDSLGKQILPSWLTINEQPHLMGGLASSPFDSEGVRTIERNIVENGVLQTWLMTSYSARKLGLQSTGHAGGIHNWRIEGQGLSFDALLKQMGTGLVVTELMGQGVSGITGDYSRGASGFWVENGEIQYPVSEITIAGNLKDMWMNMVTIADDIETRSNIQCGSVLIPEMSIAGQ
- the npr gene encoding PTS phosphocarrier protein NPr, giving the protein MTVKATITLKNRLGMHARPAMLLYDLVKQFSSRVILKNDSQIEAEADSVIAMLMLDSEQGSKIDIEVSGPDEDLALSAIIKLFESGFDEE
- the rapZ gene encoding RNase adapter RapZ, with product MVLMIVSGRSGSGKSVALRALEDMGFYCVDNLPVVLLPELANSLADRNISAAVSIDVRNMPDNPEVFEEAIDKLPSTFSPQLLFLDADRNTLIRRYSDTRRLHPLSSKNLSLESAIDEENELLEPLRSRADLVIDTSEMSVHELAEMLRTRLMGKRERELTMVFESFGFKHGIPIDADYVFDVRFLPNPHWDPKLRPMTGLDRPVAAFLDRHTEVHNFIYQTRSYLELWLPMLETNNRSYLTVAIGCTGGKHRSVYVAEQLADYFRSRGKNVQSRHRTLEKRKQ